In one Candidatus Pelagibacter sp. HTCC7211 genomic region, the following are encoded:
- the ruvX gene encoding Holliday junction resolvase RuvX, translated as MITIEDLKKKQSETSRLIGLDLGSKRIGVSICDEKQSIATPFKTINKTNTNELINELKKIIEEYDIKGIVVGNPINMDGTLGRSSQSVNDVSDNIDKAIDIDVCLWDERLSTVGAFNLSSQLDVNVSKREKNIDQNAAAFILQGAIDFLNN; from the coding sequence ATGATCACTATCGAAGATTTAAAAAAAAAGCAGTCTGAAACCTCTAGATTAATTGGATTAGACCTTGGCTCAAAAAGAATTGGTGTATCAATTTGTGACGAAAAGCAATCTATAGCCACACCTTTTAAAACAATAAATAAGACAAATACTAACGAATTAATTAATGAACTAAAAAAAATTATTGAGGAATACGATATTAAAGGAATTGTAGTAGGAAATCCTATCAATATGGATGGAACATTGGGAAGATCGTCTCAATCAGTAAATGATGTTTCTGACAACATAGACAAGGCAATTGATATTGATGTTTGCCTGTGGGACGAAAGACTTTCTACGGTTGGAGCATTTAATTTGTCTAGTCAACTAGATGTAAATGTAAGTAAAAGGGAAAAAAATATTGATCAAAATGCAGCAGCTTTCATACTTCAAGGAGCAATAGATTTTTTAAACAATTAA
- the gatC gene encoding Asp-tRNA(Asn)/Glu-tRNA(Gln) amidotransferase subunit GatC, with amino-acid sequence MTIDLKTIKHISKLSRISVDEQKAEKLAGDLNSIFEFIEKLNELKTDNVEPLTSVAETTLKFRSDEIKSENIREQIIKNSPEDNEDFFVVPKVVE; translated from the coding sequence ATGACCATTGATCTTAAAACCATAAAACATATATCAAAATTATCAAGAATTTCTGTTGATGAACAAAAAGCCGAAAAACTAGCTGGTGATTTAAACTCAATATTTGAATTTATTGAAAAATTAAATGAACTAAAAACAGATAATGTTGAGCCATTGACATCAGTTGCTGAAACGACATTAAAATTTAGATCTGATGAGATTAAAAGTGAAAATATTAGAGAACAAATTATAAAAAATTCACCCGAAGATAATGAAGATTTTTTTGTAGTTCCAAAGGTAGTTGAATAA
- the gatA gene encoding Asp-tRNA(Asn)/Glu-tRNA(Gln) amidotransferase subunit GatA, with translation MPNITNQSLTSLVDNIKNKELSSEEVTKAFIDRSEKSKELNSYISEDFSNAIDKAKKFDQNPNFDLKLPGIPMAVKDLFCTENVRTTAGSKILENFVPTYESTVTQNIWNEGAILLGKLNCDEFAMGSSNETSYYGNVQNPIDKGLVPGGSSGGSAAAVSGQLTPITIGTDTGGSIRQPASFTGTVGLKPTYGSCSRYGIVAFASSLDQAGPMAQNVKDCALLQEVISTYDKKDSTSIDFKRNQYSKELNKDIKGKKIGIPKEYRVDGMPKEIEDLWQKGIQYAKDCGAEIIDISLPNTSYALPTYYIVAPAEASSNLARYDGVKYGFRAKGENLIDMYEKTRSEGFGAEVQRRIMIGTYVLSSGYYDAYYLKAQKVRKLIKNDFDEAYKQVDAILTPSTPSSAFKIGEKKDDPVSMYLNDIFTVPVNLAGLPAISIPAGHDAAGYPLGLQIIGKAFKEQEILDVAYAMEEKIGFKNKITDWWIK, from the coding sequence ATGCCCAACATAACCAATCAATCATTAACATCTTTAGTAGATAATATTAAAAATAAAGAATTATCTTCAGAGGAAGTTACCAAAGCATTTATAGACCGTTCAGAAAAATCAAAAGAATTAAATTCTTATATTTCCGAGGATTTTTCTAATGCAATTGATAAAGCTAAAAAATTTGATCAAAACCCTAATTTTGATTTAAAATTACCAGGCATACCTATGGCTGTAAAAGATCTATTTTGTACTGAAAATGTTCGAACTACTGCTGGTAGTAAAATTTTAGAAAATTTTGTTCCAACTTATGAGTCCACTGTTACTCAAAATATATGGAATGAGGGTGCTATTTTACTTGGTAAATTAAATTGTGATGAATTTGCGATGGGATCATCAAATGAAACAAGTTATTATGGAAATGTTCAAAATCCAATAGACAAAGGATTAGTACCAGGTGGTTCATCTGGCGGCTCAGCAGCAGCTGTATCAGGCCAACTTACGCCTATTACAATTGGAACTGATACAGGTGGATCTATTAGACAACCAGCATCATTTACTGGAACTGTAGGTTTAAAACCAACTTATGGAAGTTGCTCCAGATATGGAATTGTTGCTTTTGCCTCATCTTTAGATCAAGCAGGACCTATGGCTCAAAATGTCAAAGATTGTGCATTGCTACAAGAAGTTATCAGCACTTATGATAAAAAAGATTCTACATCAATAGACTTTAAAAGAAATCAATATAGCAAAGAATTAAACAAAGATATTAAAGGAAAAAAAATAGGTATTCCTAAAGAATACAGAGTAGATGGTATGCCAAAGGAAATAGAAGATTTATGGCAAAAGGGAATTCAATACGCAAAAGATTGTGGTGCTGAAATAATAGATATTTCTCTTCCTAACACTAGTTATGCTTTGCCTACATATTATATAGTGGCTCCTGCAGAAGCTTCATCAAATTTAGCAAGATATGATGGTGTAAAGTATGGCTTTAGAGCTAAGGGTGAAAATTTAATTGATATGTATGAAAAAACTAGATCCGAAGGTTTTGGTGCTGAAGTTCAAAGAAGAATAATGATCGGTACATACGTTTTATCATCAGGATATTATGATGCTTATTATTTAAAAGCTCAAAAAGTTAGAAAATTAATTAAAAATGATTTTGATGAAGCGTATAAACAAGTAGATGCAATCCTAACACCATCAACACCTAGCTCAGCTTTTAAAATAGGTGAAAAAAAAGATGATCCAGTTTCAATGTATTTAAATGATATATTTACAGTTCCAGTAAATCTAGCTGGACTACCAGCTATTTCTATTCCTGCAGGTCATGACGCAGCAGGCTATCCACTTGGATTACAAATAATTGGAAAAGCTTTTAAAGAGCAAGAAATATTAGATGTTGCCTATGCAATGGAAGAAAAAATTGGTTTTAAAAATAAGATTACTGATTGGTGGATTAAATAA